Proteins from a single region of Electrophorus electricus isolate fEleEle1 chromosome 5, fEleEle1.pri, whole genome shotgun sequence:
- the LOC113567599 gene encoding NLR family CARD domain-containing protein 3-like has translation MGAQKKPENIYKEKLESVFKELEDKIISLLKNELKIFKNLLSPDYPACTERQVEDEEDQCSVREGVLKITLHFLRNMNQTDLANTLETKLAPACHRKLKSILREKCQKIHEGISQHGTTALLNEIYTELYITEGGNGEVSNEHEVRQLETASRKPTTQEAPIKCNDIFRPLPGQDKAIRTVLTKGVAGIGKTVSVQKFILDWSEGRANQDVLFIFPLPFRELNLMKKKRFSLVELLYCFFPETCELKPKHYKHYKILFILDGLDECRLPLDFQNNERLWEVTQSTSMDVLLTTLIKGDLLPSALLWITSRPAAASQIPPECIDQVTEVRGFSDLKKEEYFRKRISDESLANRLITHMKSSRSLYIMCHIPVFCWIGASVLERMLGEAESGEIPKTLTQMFAHFLIFHIKHKGQKYDQQSDTYQTRKLVLALGKLAFQQLEKGNLIFYEEDLRNSGIDVREISVYSGMCTQIFREEFELQLGKVFSFVHLSVQEFLAALYVFISFISTNTNVLQQEHPGFFTIFKTPMSVFLNSAVDKALESQNGHLDLFLRFLLGLSLESNQSLLLSLLLKQMGRSSHSKKETVKYIKEKIRENSSPEKSINLFHCLNELNDHSLVQEVQTYLTRGGNSHLHGARLSPAQWSALVFVLLNSEEELDEFDLRKYEPSEECLLRLLPVLKASRKAILSDCGLTEESCKSLTSVLQTENSSLRELEINDNDLQDSGVEQLCAGLKSSHCKLEILRLSGCLVTEEGCSSLASALRSNPSHLKELDLTYNHPGESGVKLLSARLEDPHCRLDTLRVEHAGKFRITPGLRKYVCDLTLDPNTAHTRLALSEENRKVTCVEEHQQQPYADHPERFDECAQVLCRESLTGRCYWEVEWRVGADISVTYKDISRKGLSGNCGFGYNVKSWSLYCFNKSYFVRHNNKFTAISAPPSSSNRVGVYLDWAAGTLSFYSISSHTHTLTHLHTFHSTFTEPLYAGFRLCYSDSSVCFCELE, from the exons ATGGG TGCCCAAAAGAAGcctgaaaatatttataaagaaaaactGGAGTCAGTATtcaag gagctggaggatAAAATCATCTCTCTGTTAAAGAATGAACTGAAGATATTTAAGAATCTACTGAGCCcagattacccagcatgcactgagagacaggtggaggatgaggaggatcagTGCAGTGTCAGAGAGGGAGTGCTGAAGATCACACTGCACTTCTTGAGGAACATGAACCAGACAGACCTTGCCAACACACTAGAGACCA aacttgCCCCCGCTTGCCACAGAAAGCTCAAATCCATACTGAGggaaaaatgtcagaaaattCATGAAGGAATCTCACAGCATGGAACCACAGCActtctgaatgagatctacacagagctctatatcacagagggagggaatgGAGAGGTCAGTAATgaacatgaggtgagacagCTCGAGACAGCATCCAGGAAACCCACAACACAGGAGGCACCCATCAAATGCAATGACATCTTTAGACCCTTACCAGGACAAGACAAAGCTATCAGAACTGTCCTGACTAAAGGAGTGGCTGGAATTGGTaaaacagtctctgtgcagaagttcataCTGGACTGGTCTGAAGGAAGAGCAAATCAAGATGTTCtcttcatatttccacttccttttagggagctgaatttgatgaagaagaaaagGTTCAGTCTGGTGGAGcttctttattgcttttttcCAGAAACATGCgaattaaaaccaaaacattataaacactACAAAATTCTGTTCATCCTTGATGGTCTGGATGAATGTCGACTTCCTCTAGATTTTCAGAACAATGAGAGATTGTGGGAAGTAACACAGTCGACCTCAAtggatgtgctgctgacaaCCCTCATCAAGGGGgatctgcttccctctgctctcctttggataacctctcgaccagcagcagccagtcAGATCCCTCCTGAGTGTATTGACCAGGTAACGGAAGTAAGAGGATTCAGTGACCTTAAGAaagaggagtacttcaggaagaggATCAGTGATGAGAGCCTGGCCAATAgactcatcacacacatgaagtcatcaagaagcctctacatcatgtgtcacattccagtcttctgttggattggAGCCTCTGTTCTAGAGAGAATGTTGGGTGAAGCAGAAAGTGGAGAGATCCCCAAGACTCTGACTCAGATGTTCGCacacttcctgatctttcaTATCAAACACAAGGGCCAAAAGTATGATCAACAAAGTGACACTTACCAAACTAGAAAGCTTGTTttggcactgggaaaactggctttccAACAGCTGGAAAAAGGCAACCTGATATtctatgaggaagacctgagaaACAGTGGCATTGATGTCAGAGAAATTTCAGTGTATTCAGGAATGTGCACTCAGATCTTCAGAGAGGAGTTTGAGCTACAGCTGGGGAAGGTGTTCAGCTTTGTACATCTGAgtgttcaggagtttctggctgctttatatgtgtttatttccttcatcTCCACCAACACCAATGTGCTACAACAGGAACACCCTGGATTTTTCACTATTTTCAAAACCCCAATGTCTGTCTTCCTCAACAGTGCAGTGGACAAGGCCTTAGAGAGTCAAAATGGACatctggaccttttcctccgcttccttctgggtctctcattggagtccaatcagagtcTCTTACTAAGCCTACTACTGAAACAGATGGGAAGAAGCTCTCATAGCAAAAAGGAAACAGTGAAGTACATCAAGGAAAAGATCAGGGAGAATTCCtctccagagaaatccatcaatcttttccactgtctgaatgaactgaatgatcatTCTCTAGTGCAGGAAGTCCAAACATACCTGACCAGAGGAGGTAACAGTCATCTCCATGGAGCCAGactctctcctgctcagtggtcagctctggtgtttgttttgctgaactcagaagaggagctggatgagtttgacctgaggaaatatgagccatcagaggaatgtctattgagactgctgccagtgctcaaagcatccagaaaagccat ATTATCTGACTGTGGTCTCACTGAAGAGTCTTgtaaatctctcacatcagttctacaaacagaaaactcttcgctgagagagctggagattaATGACAATGACCtgcaggattcaggagtggagcagctctgtgctggactgaagagttcacactgtaaactggagattctcag actgtctggttgtttggtcacagaggaaggttgttcttctctggcttcagctctgaggtcaaacccctcacacCTGAAGGAACTGGATCTGAcctacaaccacccaggagagtcaggagtgaagctgctctctgctagactggaggatccccactgcagactggacacacTCAG gGTGGAACATGCAGGGAAGTTCAGAATCACACCAGGCCTAAGAAAAT atgtgtgtgatctcacactggacccaaacacagcacacacacgtctcgCTCTGTCTGAGgagaacagaaaggtgacgtgTGTGGAGGAGCATCAGCAGCAGCCGTATgctgatcatccagagagatttgatgaGTGTGCGCAGGTTctgtgtagagagagtctgactggacgctgttactgggaggttgagtggagggtgggggctgatatatcagtgacatataaagacatcagcaggaaaggacTCAGTGGTAACTGTGGGTTTGGATACAACgtaaagtcctggagtctgtACTGCTTTAATAAAAGTTACTTTGTCAGACACAATAATAAGTTCACTGCcatctctgcccctccctccagctctaacagagtaggagtgtatctggactgggctgcaggcactctgtccttctacagcatctcctctcacacacacacactcacacatttgcacacattccactccacattcactgagcccctctatgcagggtttaGGCTTTGCTATTCTGACTCCTCAGTATGTTTTTGTGAGCTAGAATAG
- the LOC113567598 gene encoding uncharacterized protein LOC113567598: MDVTSSVWTASLGPLIRFFFVLGSVLGSAIPSTLVALNKSATLCCPERCRGGTEWKRLGDTVAQCGQDTQTGLQFICTAKEGGSFLTVPQVNYSTRGHYSVYCNGNEMTLCRQLLQPLPDQSTLELEAEQHLRMDFYISDPVIITFRSPGNSSSMQLCTVDGRVKQCHPDYQDRLRIVDNTFMLMDVLLSDSGIYTVKEKEGVTVRISNVTIKDVHHSWKWKEGYCTGFGHGSWAVGIGALIVGVLLGKFIPSPVSRRRESPHSHQEDKENGILLNGIKR; this comes from the exons ATGGACGTAACTTCCAGTGTATGGACAGCCTCCTTGGGGCCATTGATCAGATTTTTCTTTG TTCTGGGATCAGTTCTGGGATCAGCGATCCCATCCACACTCGTGGCGCTGAATAAATCTGCGACTCTATGCTGCCCTGAACGGTGTCGGGGTGGGACagagtggaagaggctgggagACACGGTGGCCCAGTGTGGGCAGGACACCCAAACTGGTCTCCAGTTCATCTGTACGGCTAAAGAAGGGGGAAGTTTTCTCACTGTCCCTCAGGTCAACTACTCCACCAGGGGGCACTACTCTGTTTACTGTAATGGCAATGAAATGACCCTCTGTCGACAGCTCCTTCAGCCTCTTC CTGATCAGTCAACCCTTGAGCTGGAGGCTGAACAGCACCTCAGAATGGACTTCTATATATCTGACCCAGTGATCATAACATTCAGATCACCTGGGAATTCTTCCAGCATGCAGCTCTGCACTGTGGATGGACGTGTTAAGCAGTGCCACCCTGACTATCAGGACAGACTTCGTATCGTTGACAACACCTTCATGCTGATGGATGTGCTGCTCTCTGATAGTGGCATCTATactgtgaaggagaaagagggggtcACCGTCCGCATTTCCAATGTGACTATCAAAG ATGTACATCACAGCTGGAAATGGAAGGAAGGATACTGTACAGGGTTTGGTCATGGATCATGGGCTGTTGGAATTGGAGCGCTGATTGTTGGTGTGCTCCTGGGAAAGTTCATACCATCACCGGTGTCCAGAAGAAGAGAATCTCCACACAGCCATCAGGAGGATAAGGAAAATGGTATACTACTAAATGGTATTAAGAGATAA